GGCACGGGAAGGCCCTGGCGCACAGAAAAGCAGAGACCGTGGGCCTCGGGGATGTTGTTGAATTCATTGATGTAGGGATCCTGCCCGAGGATTACCACCCTGACCTCGGTGAAAGGAGTCTGGCGCATGGCGTTAAAGACCAGCTCCGGCGGCGGATAGACTTTCTGTCCTTTCGCAGCGGGGCCATACGCCAGGTCACGGATTTTTTTATGGTATCCCTCCCGCATCAGAGGGATGGATTCTTCCCAGAGCGGCATCAATCAATACTCTTTCACCCATTCGGGTATTAGTCTCGATGTCTCGCAAGCTCGCTTATCGGTACGAGCAGGCGAGCTGCTCAACTTAAGCTTTTCACCCTGCGGGTATAAGTCTCGATGTCTCGCAAGCTCGCTTATCGGTACGAGCAGGCGAGCTGCTCAACTCAGCTTTTCACCCTGCGGGTATAAGTCTCGATGTCTCGCAAGCTCGCTTATCGGTACGAGCAGACGAGCTGCTCAACTCAGCTTTAATTCTTGTCCCAATCTCCCTGGTTATATAAATCGCAGATCAAAGTTGGGCTGTTGTATGGTTTGGTAAGTTTGACCTCGAGAATTCTATTGGTGTTATCTACAGTCAACTTGTTGCTGATCGGTACATTGGTTACGACCACCTCGGAGGAACAGTTCACCGCATGCCAGCCGACGGTGCCGGTCAGATAGTATTCTCCAGGTGCGACTCCGGTAATGGAAAATTTCCCCTCCTTATCGGATTGAGTCCGCGCAACATATTGCTCGTAACGTGGGTCGGCCTTTTTAATCGATCGATTCCCAAGGTAACTGACTGTGTACCACTGGTCACTATAAGAACTTACCGGTTCGAGGGTTACTTCCTGTTCAATCCCCACCTGTTTTTCTTCAAATTGATCGATCAGGAAGATTTCTCCTTGAATCGTGTGGTCGCCCTTGATGGTGATCCGGGAGAGTTCCGTCTCGGGAAAAGGAATCCTCTGGGTCGCGCAGCCGGTAAGGATGAAAAGGAGGAGGATAATCCAGGTGATTCTAGTCATGATCGTGACTCCGTTTCGCAATTTCAGAAAGATATGGCGGTGAATATGGTTTGTAATATAAATAATCCGAGGAGTAATTACTAATTAAAAGAGTGAACAACGATATTCAGGTTGAGGGGTGATTTGCCTTGGCGGGTCAATCATCCTTTCGTGCCGCTTATGTCACCGAGGTGGAGTGTGGACCATGATTTCATGAGAATGGCCCTGGCAGAAGCTGAAGCTGCAGCCGGGAGGGGAGAAGTGCCCATCGGCGCGGTTGTAGTAAGCCCGACAGGCAAGATTCTGGCCAGAGCCGGGAACAGCCCGATTGGCCGGAACGATCCGGTGGCCCATGCGGAAATTCTTGCTTTGCGGGAGGCCGGTCGGGCAGCAGGGAATTATCGGCTCACCGGTTGCACGGTCTATGTGACCCTGGAGCCTTGCGTCATGTGTGCCGGGGCCATGGTTCATGCCCGGATCGGGCACCTGGTCTATGGCGCTCCTGATCCGAAGGGCGGCGGAGTGCGAAGCTGCTATAAAATAGGCAGTGATGGTCTCCTGAATCATGAGCTGCAGATTACCGGAGGGATTCTGGCGGAGGAATCGGCCGGTCTGTTGCGGGAATTTTTCAAGGAAAAGAGAAGGTCTGCGGCTGGAGATGCTTATCCGGGAAGGATTGGCGAATGACGCAGATTTTTCTACCAATTTCTGCCAACAAACATTATATTAGCCAACTTCGCCGCCCGGACGGGCGGTGTTCAAAGTGCGGTTCAATCAGGAGAGGTGACCGAGTGGCCGAAGGTGCACGCCTGGAACGCGTGTGTGCGGCAACGCACCGTGGGTTCGAATCCCACCTTCTCCGCCAAATAATCAGGATGCCGTGAACAGGTTTTTTTTCGCTCCGGTGTCTGTCCGCTTTGATAGCCGGGCCCTGCGCAACAATGGTTCGCGAACTCCGCCAGGTCCGGAAGGAAGCAACGGTAGCGATTGCCAGTGTGTGATGCAGGTCGCCCGGCTATCATTTTCTGAACTTCGTGGATTTGCGCATATGCTGCGTCATCAACCGGTTTGCATACGGGTGTATGGCAACCCGGTATCTTCCTTGCCTCTGCGCAAATCTACGGATGAGCAGGCGGTGGGAGAAGTTTTTTGTTTGGGCTATTGTCTCATTCCCCTCCTCTCTGGTATGTTTACTCCCTGACAGAAAATGCAAAATGCAAAATGCAAAATGCAAAATGCAAAATGCAAAATGCAAAATGCAAAATACGAAATGTGAAATTGAATATCTGGTGCCGAATGGGTGTTGTCCAAGCGGTTTTTGTTTTTTTATTTTGCATTTTTAATTCTCCATTCTTCATTGGCCCGGGTAATTTGCGAATGATGCCGAAATGCCATAAAACCGATCCTGCTTCTGCCGCCTGCGCAGATGCTGCGGAGTAAGGGCCCATGTCTTATCTCGTCCTTGCCAGAAAATGGCGGCCGCAGGATTTTTCCCAGGTTGTCGGTCAGGGGCCGGTGGTCAGGATCCTCCGCAATGCCATAAAAAAGCAGCGGGTTCCGCATGCGATGTTGTTTTCCGGAGTGCGGGGAGTGGGGAAAACCACCCTCGCCAGGATTATGGCCAAGGCCCTCAACTGCACCGGGGAGACCGCTGAACCGCCGTGCAACCAGTGTGAGTCCTGTCGGGAGATCACCAGCGGGACAGCCCTCGACCTGCATGAAATCGATGGCGCTTCCAACCGCGGGATCGATGAGATCCGCGAGCTGAAAGAGAATATCCGCTTTCACCCCACCAAGTGCCGCTACAAGATCATTATCATCGATGAAGTACATATGCTGACCGATCCGGCCTTTAATGCGTTGCTGAAAACGCTTGAAGAGCCGCCAGCCCATGTGATCTTCATGTTCGCAACCACCGAGATCCACAAGATACCGGTGACCATTCTGTCCCGTTGTCAGCGCTATGAGTTGAAGCGGGTGCTTTTTGCTGAACTCTTCGCTTTCTTTAAAAAGATTGCCGGCGATGAAGGGGTGTCGATTTCGGATAGCGCCCTTGAGATGATCGCGACCGAAGCATCGGGAAGTGTCCGGGATGGCTTGAGTCTGCTTGATCAGGTTTTTTCATTCGGCGAAGACCGGATGACGGATATTGATGTCCGGGAGGTGCTTGGCCTTGTAGACCGCCAGGTCTTTTTCCGGCTGATGGAGGTGCTGCTGGCAGGAGAATTGTCACCCGGGCTCGAAATTCTCGATCAGGTTTCCGCGGCCGGGGCCGATCTGAAACGGTTCACCTCTGACCTGCTCAATTTTTCCCGGAGCCTCATCATCTGCCGGGTTGTGGACAATCCGGGGCAGCTTCTCGACGGTTCCGATCACGAGCTGGCGGCGATGTCGGAGCTGGCGGCCAAATACACGCCGGAGACCCTTTACCGTTTGTTTGATCTGCTCCTGAAGGGAGCGGCTGAAATGCAGTATGCACCTCACCCGCGACTGGTCCTGGAGATGACCTTCGCCAGAGCCTTGCAAACCGGCCAGATCGTCCCGGTTTCCGACCTGATCGGGCGCCTGGATGCACTGCTCA
The Pseudomonadota bacterium DNA segment above includes these coding regions:
- a CDS encoding carboxypeptidase-like regulatory domain-containing protein, whose translation is MTRITWIILLLFILTGCATQRIPFPETELSRITIKGDHTIQGEIFLIDQFEEKQVGIEQEVTLEPVSSYSDQWYTVSYLGNRSIKKADPRYEQYVARTQSDKEGKFSITGVAPGEYYLTGTVGWHAVNCSSEVVVTNVPISNKLTVDNTNRILEVKLTKPYNSPTLICDLYNQGDWDKN
- the tadA gene encoding tRNA adenosine(34) deaminase TadA, with the translated sequence MSPRWSVDHDFMRMALAEAEAAAGRGEVPIGAVVVSPTGKILARAGNSPIGRNDPVAHAEILALREAGRAAGNYRLTGCTVYVTLEPCVMCAGAMVHARIGHLVYGAPDPKGGGVRSCYKIGSDGLLNHELQITGGILAEESAGLLREFFKEKRRSAAGDAYPGRIGE
- the dnaX gene encoding DNA polymerase III subunit gamma/tau, with amino-acid sequence MSYLVLARKWRPQDFSQVVGQGPVVRILRNAIKKQRVPHAMLFSGVRGVGKTTLARIMAKALNCTGETAEPPCNQCESCREITSGTALDLHEIDGASNRGIDEIRELKENIRFHPTKCRYKIIIIDEVHMLTDPAFNALLKTLEEPPAHVIFMFATTEIHKIPVTILSRCQRYELKRVLFAELFAFFKKIAGDEGVSISDSALEMIATEASGSVRDGLSLLDQVFSFGEDRMTDIDVREVLGLVDRQVFFRLMEVLLAGELSPGLEILDQVSAAGADLKRFTSDLLNFSRSLIICRVVDNPGQLLDGSDHELAAMSELAAKYTPETLYRLFDLLLKGAAEMQYAPHPRLVLEMTFARALQTGQIVPVSDLIGRLDALLKGGGGLVSAGASLYTAEPVAGPPIRSPDVPEKKTPEIPVEPLTDPEPVGRAEEAAGLEPPSVPGSVAAKGGEKDGDRDVRGAWDGFVDYVKDRRKWMAPVLQMCNVMRIQGDDLVMKYEDHSDCSILLQKDNLKNLTEFAQDYFQHELRVRIIARDLVSQEGKEGNGDGPQEERRALANDPLVQMTSEVFGGRVAGIRTGPRSREIKVDISEE